From Roseibium alexandrii DFL-11, the proteins below share one genomic window:
- a CDS encoding pirin family protein, with amino-acid sequence MSVRPVTHIGSTQSTLEGAGVKLERVFGFQDPEMLDPFLMMDDFRNNRPEDYLAGFPWHPHRGIETITYVLKGTVEHGDSLGNTGTLGAGSVQWMTAGRGIMHQEMPKGDETGKMHGFQLWANLPSSLKMTEPRYQDIEGKDIPVVVDDDGTSARVIIGEFWGKKGPVDGIAADPQYLDVHVPAGRKKRFKVDTYKQTFAYIFEGSGKFEGASDPFGVLTEKEFGGEELKIRDQTGDRTLVIFGTGDEIVVHAGENGIRFLLVSGAPIKEPVAWHGPIVMNTRKELMQAITELQNGTFIR; translated from the coding sequence ATGTCCGTTCGCCCCGTCACCCATATCGGTTCGACCCAGTCCACACTTGAAGGCGCTGGCGTCAAGCTGGAACGGGTCTTCGGTTTTCAAGATCCGGAGATGCTGGATCCGTTTCTGATGATGGACGATTTCCGCAACAACCGCCCGGAGGATTATCTCGCTGGATTTCCCTGGCACCCGCATCGGGGCATTGAGACGATCACTTATGTTCTGAAAGGCACCGTGGAGCATGGCGACAGTCTGGGCAACACAGGCACACTTGGCGCAGGCTCTGTGCAATGGATGACTGCGGGCCGCGGCATCATGCACCAGGAGATGCCCAAAGGCGATGAAACCGGCAAAATGCACGGATTTCAGCTCTGGGCCAACCTGCCCTCATCCCTGAAAATGACGGAACCTCGCTATCAGGACATTGAAGGTAAAGACATCCCCGTCGTCGTAGATGATGACGGTACTTCCGCGCGTGTCATCATCGGTGAGTTCTGGGGCAAGAAGGGGCCTGTCGACGGAATCGCAGCCGACCCGCAGTATCTGGATGTTCATGTTCCGGCAGGACGTAAAAAACGTTTCAAGGTCGATACTTACAAACAAACCTTCGCATACATCTTCGAAGGTTCAGGCAAGTTTGAAGGTGCTTCAGATCCATTTGGCGTGCTGACCGAAAAGGAGTTCGGGGGCGAAGAGCTCAAGATCCGCGACCAGACCGGCGACCGCACGCTGGTCATATTCGGCACGGGCGATGAGATCGTGGTTCATGCCGGTGAGAACGGGATTCGTTTTCTGCTGGTCTCGGGAGCCCCCATCAAGGAACCTGTGGCGTGGCACGGTCCGATCGTCATGAACACCCGTAAAGAACTGATGCAGGCGATCACGGAACTCCAGAACGGGACATTCATCAGGTAG
- a CDS encoding ABC transporter ATP-binding protein — MAPILSVQDLEKTYDGGFQALKSVSLEIEKGEVFALLGPNGAGKTTLISTICGLVRPTSGSITVGGHDALKDYRAARRMIGLVPQEMPTAPFEMVGDTVALSRGLFGLKPNADLVGKILKDLTLWDKRKNPIMALSGGMKRRLLVAKALAHEPEILFLDEPTAGVDVELRHDMWRIVGELKDKGVTIILTTHYIEEAEEMADRVGVINKGEIILVEDKNRLMQKLGRKELTLSLSCAVTDLPPELQKYDLKLSEDGSSLTYTYDTQGERTGITALLTDLSKAGVYFHDLQTDQSSLEDIFVDLVKRGD, encoded by the coding sequence ATGGCGCCGATCCTTTCCGTCCAAGATCTGGAAAAAACCTATGATGGCGGGTTTCAGGCGCTGAAATCGGTGTCGCTTGAGATTGAAAAAGGCGAGGTATTCGCGCTGCTCGGTCCGAACGGTGCCGGCAAGACAACCTTGATCAGCACAATCTGCGGCCTCGTCCGGCCGACGTCGGGCAGCATCACCGTTGGTGGGCACGATGCACTGAAAGACTATCGCGCGGCGCGGCGGATGATTGGTCTGGTACCCCAGGAGATGCCAACAGCGCCGTTCGAAATGGTTGGTGATACGGTGGCCTTGAGCCGGGGCCTGTTTGGTCTGAAACCGAACGCGGATCTGGTTGGGAAGATCCTCAAGGACCTAACCCTTTGGGACAAGCGAAAAAACCCGATCATGGCTCTTTCTGGCGGTATGAAACGCCGTCTTCTGGTGGCCAAGGCACTGGCGCATGAGCCGGAGATTCTGTTTTTGGATGAACCGACCGCCGGGGTTGATGTGGAACTGCGTCATGACATGTGGCGCATCGTTGGCGAGCTCAAGGACAAGGGCGTCACGATCATCCTGACCACGCATTACATCGAAGAAGCGGAAGAAATGGCCGACCGGGTAGGGGTCATCAACAAGGGCGAAATCATCCTTGTTGAAGACAAGAACCGCCTTATGCAAAAGCTTGGCCGCAAGGAGTTGACGCTGTCACTCAGTTGCGCCGTAACAGACCTTCCCCCGGAGCTCCAGAAGTATGATCTCAAGCTGTCTGAGGACGGCAGCAGCCTGACATACACCTACGACACGCAAGGGGAACGCACCGGGATTACTGCATTGCTGACAGATCTGTCGAAGGCCGGTGTGTATTTTCATGATCTCCAGACGGATCAGTCGTCGCTTGAGGATATTTTCGTCGATCTTGTGAAAAGGGGAGACTGA
- a CDS encoding ABC transporter permease — protein MNFEAVKAIYLAEMARTKRTIMQSIVSPVISTVLYFVVFGAAIGSRISEVDGVSYGAFIVPGLIMLSLMTQSLSNASFGIYFPQFTGTIFEVLSAPISFLEITIAYVGAAATKSILVGLIILITANFFVDIEIQHPFWMAAFFLLTAITFALLGFIIGIWADNFEKLQFVPLLIVTPLAFLGGSFYSISMLPEVWQKVTLINPVVYLISGFRWSFYGQADVSLWLSLFMTLLFLAVSLAIVHWIFKTGYKLKP, from the coding sequence ATGAATTTTGAAGCGGTCAAAGCGATTTATCTTGCCGAGATGGCGCGCACCAAACGTACGATCATGCAGTCGATCGTCTCGCCGGTCATCTCCACGGTACTTTATTTCGTGGTGTTCGGGGCAGCGATCGGCTCCCGGATTAGCGAGGTGGATGGTGTCTCCTACGGCGCGTTTATCGTGCCGGGGCTGATCATGCTGTCTTTGATGACGCAGAGCCTGTCGAACGCCTCATTCGGTATCTATTTCCCGCAGTTTACAGGCACGATCTTCGAGGTTTTGTCGGCACCGATCTCATTTCTGGAAATCACCATCGCCTATGTCGGAGCCGCGGCGACGAAGTCGATCCTGGTCGGCTTGATCATTTTGATCACAGCAAACTTTTTCGTCGACATCGAAATCCAACATCCGTTCTGGATGGCGGCCTTCTTTTTGTTGACGGCAATCACGTTTGCTTTGCTCGGTTTTATCATTGGTATTTGGGCGGACAATTTCGAGAAGCTGCAATTCGTCCCGCTTTTGATTGTGACGCCGCTCGCCTTTCTGGGGGGAAGCTTTTACTCGATCTCGATGCTGCCTGAGGTCTGGCAGAAGGTGACGCTGATCAACCCGGTCGTCTATCTGATTTCGGGATTCCGGTGGAGTTTTTACGGCCAGGCCGACGTCTCTCTTTGGCTCTCGCTTTTCATGACGCTCCTGTTTTTGGCCGTCTCTCTTGCGATTGTTCATTGGATCTTTAAAACGGGTTACAAGCTGAAACCGTAG
- a CDS encoding D-alanyl-D-alanine carboxypeptidase family protein produces MSFSRFLRSLSAVVLAVSLAACQTAGAPSQSGASSGQAAAVQTASLPVVSYAPATAQERGFSALVLNAATGQELYAVNADAPRFPASLTKMMTLYMLFESVSSGENRLSSPLNISANAASQPPAKIGLKAGSTISVEQAARALAVKSANDVGVAVAENLAGSEAAFAREMTQKARALGLSRTRFVNATGLPDPAQVTTARDMAKLGLALKRRFPQYASYYRAKSFTYNGRTFRATNNLLGKVQGVDGLKTGYVRMSGYNLVATARRGGKQLIVVVIGGQSETARDAEVTRLIEAHFQAG; encoded by the coding sequence ATGAGTTTTTCGCGCTTTTTGCGCAGTCTTTCGGCGGTTGTGCTGGCGGTGTCCTTGGCCGCCTGTCAAACGGCAGGTGCGCCGTCACAATCTGGCGCGTCATCCGGTCAGGCTGCAGCGGTTCAGACCGCGTCTTTGCCGGTTGTCAGCTATGCACCGGCAACCGCTCAGGAGCGGGGCTTCTCGGCCCTTGTGCTGAATGCCGCAACGGGCCAGGAACTCTATGCTGTCAACGCAGATGCTCCGCGTTTTCCGGCGTCCCTGACAAAGATGATGACGCTATACATGCTGTTTGAGAGCGTCAGTTCCGGCGAAAACCGGTTGTCGAGCCCCTTGAATATTTCGGCAAACGCGGCTTCTCAGCCACCGGCCAAGATTGGCCTGAAGGCCGGCAGCACGATTTCGGTCGAGCAGGCGGCCCGGGCACTGGCCGTCAAGTCCGCCAATGATGTTGGCGTGGCCGTTGCTGAAAACCTCGCCGGCAGTGAAGCCGCTTTTGCGCGTGAAATGACCCAAAAGGCCCGTGCGCTGGGCCTGTCGCGCACCCGTTTTGTCAATGCCACCGGTCTTCCTGATCCGGCGCAGGTGACCACAGCACGCGACATGGCAAAGCTTGGCCTCGCACTGAAGCGCCGGTTTCCGCAATATGCCAGCTATTACCGGGCAAAGTCGTTCACTTACAATGGGCGGACATTCCGGGCGACCAACAACCTGCTGGGCAAGGTCCAGGGCGTTGATGGTTTGAAAACCGGATACGTGCGCATGTCTGGCTACAATCTCGTTGCCACAGCCCGCCGCGGCGGCAAACAGTTGATCGTCGTCGTTATTGGCGGTCAAAGCGAAACTGCGCGCGATGCCGAGGTCACACGGCTGATTGAAGCTCATTTTCAGGCTGGCTGA
- a CDS encoding GGDEF domain-containing protein: MTPLPLFSANMLILSVFAISFLAISFSARPNRHWRSWAAANALSVGALASFASLSALPPIATYMLPNILLLAGFGFHLHAARSLKQVSTPYGVVIAPAGVYIVVAALAYVFEVYALAYVASNLLFAALCISIAATYGSAAFRGLVSSLALIIAFGLLALEAGLRILHGVLAEGPFGPGMIDDGTVNIHLMISLIFIAISGAFSMAISFEQLARNNHEDARRDPLTGTFNRREFLRRLEGQLQPATGAHFGLIQFDLDHFKQVNDRFGHVAGDEALVKVCQAIRHHLRRSDCFARLGGEEFGLLLPNVGQEDAVVIAERIRRLVENQSYEFAPDGFQITISGGMYHGTGESLTPTDLFKIVDTGLYTSKNAGRNRITMAAQETETPKFSEELAQLDGLSQPENELQSAV; this comes from the coding sequence ATGACGCCATTGCCACTGTTTTCGGCAAACATGCTCATTTTGTCGGTCTTCGCCATTTCTTTTTTGGCAATTTCTTTCAGTGCCCGTCCAAACCGGCATTGGCGAAGCTGGGCGGCTGCCAACGCCTTGTCCGTCGGCGCACTCGCCTCATTTGCAAGTCTTTCTGCCTTGCCGCCAATTGCAACTTATATGCTGCCGAACATCCTCCTGCTTGCCGGGTTCGGATTTCACTTGCACGCAGCACGCAGTCTCAAGCAGGTTTCAACCCCGTATGGTGTCGTGATCGCACCTGCCGGTGTCTACATTGTTGTAGCCGCCTTGGCTTACGTTTTTGAGGTCTACGCCCTCGCCTATGTTGCTTCCAACCTGCTTTTTGCAGCGCTTTGTATCAGCATCGCCGCAACCTATGGCTCAGCGGCGTTCCGCGGTCTGGTATCCAGCCTTGCGCTGATCATCGCCTTTGGTTTGCTGGCCCTGGAGGCAGGTCTCCGAATACTGCACGGTGTCCTGGCTGAGGGCCCATTCGGCCCCGGCATGATCGACGACGGGACAGTCAACATTCATTTGATGATTTCGTTGATTTTCATTGCCATTTCCGGTGCGTTTTCTATGGCGATCTCCTTTGAGCAGCTTGCGCGCAACAATCACGAGGATGCCCGGCGGGATCCGCTTACCGGGACCTTCAACCGCCGGGAATTCCTGCGGCGCCTGGAGGGACAACTACAGCCTGCAACGGGAGCACATTTTGGTCTGATACAGTTTGATCTGGACCATTTCAAACAGGTCAACGACCGGTTTGGCCATGTGGCTGGCGACGAAGCGTTGGTAAAGGTCTGCCAGGCGATCCGCCACCATCTGCGCCGAAGCGATTGTTTCGCGCGCCTCGGCGGGGAGGAGTTTGGCCTCCTTCTACCAAATGTTGGCCAGGAAGACGCGGTTGTGATCGCAGAGCGAATCCGCAGACTGGTCGAAAATCAGTCTTACGAGTTTGCCCCGGACGGATTTCAAATCACCATCTCGGGCGGCATGTATCACGGCACCGGCGAAAGCCTGACACCGACAGATTTGTTCAAAATCGTCGACACCGGCTTGTACACATCCAAGAATGCAGGCCGCAACCGGATCACCATGGCCGCTCAAGAGACGGAAACGCCAAAATTCTCTGAGGAATTGGCGCAACTTGACGGCCTCAGCCAGCCTGAAAATGAGCTTCAATCAGCCGTGTGA
- the ilvC gene encoding ketol-acid reductoisomerase, which produces MRVYYDRDADLNLIKSKKVAVIGYGSQGRAHAMNLKDSGQKEIVVALRAGSTTALKAEADGFKVMTVAEAAAWADLMMMATPDELQADIYKDHIADNIRDGAAIAFAHGLNVHFGLIEPKSTVDVLMVAPKGPGHTVRGEYQKGGGVPCLIAVHQDASGNAHDLGLSYACGVGGGRSGIIETTFKEECETDLFGEQAVLCGGLVELIRAGFETLVEAGYAPEMAYFECLHEVKLIVDLIYEGGIANMNYSISNTAEWGEYVTGPRIVTPETKAEMKRVLEDIQNGKFTSDWMQEYRAGAAKFKATRRLNDAHQIEEVGEKLRGMMPWIKSNALVDKTKN; this is translated from the coding sequence ATGCGTGTCTATTACGATCGTGATGCTGATCTGAACCTCATCAAGTCCAAGAAAGTCGCCGTCATCGGCTATGGCTCCCAGGGCCGTGCCCATGCCATGAACCTGAAGGACAGCGGCCAGAAGGAAATCGTTGTTGCCCTGCGCGCCGGTTCAACCACTGCACTGAAAGCAGAAGCCGATGGCTTTAAGGTCATGACCGTTGCAGAAGCTGCCGCCTGGGCCGACCTGATGATGATGGCGACCCCGGACGAGCTGCAGGCCGACATCTACAAGGATCACATCGCCGACAACATCCGTGACGGTGCTGCGATCGCTTTCGCCCATGGCCTTAATGTTCATTTCGGCCTGATTGAGCCGAAATCCACGGTCGACGTCCTTATGGTTGCGCCAAAGGGCCCAGGCCACACAGTACGCGGTGAATACCAGAAGGGCGGTGGTGTCCCGTGCTTGATCGCTGTTCATCAGGATGCATCCGGCAATGCGCATGACCTTGGCCTGTCCTACGCTTGTGGCGTTGGCGGCGGCCGCTCCGGCATCATCGAGACAACCTTCAAGGAAGAGTGTGAAACCGACCTCTTCGGCGAACAGGCCGTTCTCTGTGGTGGTCTGGTCGAACTGATCCGCGCTGGTTTCGAAACTCTGGTCGAAGCTGGTTACGCCCCGGAAATGGCTTACTTCGAGTGCTTGCACGAAGTGAAGCTGATTGTCGACCTGATCTACGAAGGCGGCATCGCCAACATGAACTACTCAATCTCCAACACGGCTGAGTGGGGCGAGTATGTCACCGGTCCGCGCATCGTCACGCCAGAAACAAAGGCGGAAATGAAGCGCGTTCTGGAAGACATCCAAAACGGCAAGTTCACCTCCGATTGGATGCAGGAGTACCGCGCAGGCGCTGCGAAGTTCAAGGCAACCCGCCGTCTGAACGATGCCCACCAGATCGAAGAAGTTGGCGAAAAGCTTCGCGGCATGATGCCCTGGATCAAGTCCAACGCTCTCGTCGACAAGACCAAAAACTAA
- a CDS encoding TetR/AcrR family transcriptional regulator produces the protein MPAASFDIATSRPDAAPEFSPRQQVVLQHALTLLVEGGEKALTTAGLARTASCSKESLYKWFGDRDGLLAAVVAYQASQVQFPSESGATADPDTFRAHVTAFVEALLAVLFSESSLALNRLSIGQSNTNSNRLGQLLLVRGKHMISARARNMLETGRRHGLLKFDDAEDAYQVLYGLAIRDVHIRLLLGETASAAEKDLKSQAETAVARFYQLFGA, from the coding sequence ATGCCAGCCGCCAGTTTTGACATCGCCACTTCCCGCCCGGACGCTGCACCAGAGTTCTCGCCGCGCCAGCAAGTGGTCTTGCAGCATGCGCTGACGCTCTTGGTCGAAGGCGGCGAAAAAGCTTTGACCACCGCGGGTCTTGCGCGCACGGCAAGCTGCTCCAAAGAGAGCCTCTACAAATGGTTCGGCGACCGGGATGGCTTGCTCGCAGCCGTCGTCGCTTATCAGGCGAGCCAGGTGCAGTTTCCATCTGAAAGCGGTGCAACGGCGGATCCGGACACGTTCCGGGCCCACGTCACAGCTTTTGTCGAAGCCTTGCTCGCCGTCCTGTTCTCGGAAAGCTCATTGGCCCTGAACCGGCTTTCGATCGGACAATCGAACACCAATTCCAACCGTCTCGGCCAGCTTTTGCTTGTGCGCGGAAAACACATGATTTCAGCCCGTGCGCGCAACATGCTTGAGACCGGCCGGCGCCATGGGCTCTTGAAATTCGACGATGCGGAGGACGCTTACCAGGTGCTCTACGGTTTGGCGATCCGCGATGTCCATATCCGTCTTCTTCTCGGCGAGACTGCAAGTGCCGCCGAGAAGGATCTGAAAAGCCAGGCAGAAACAGCCGTGGCCCGATTTTATCAACTGTTCGGGGCCTGA